CGCGATCCGCGAAGGGCTCCCGTACGCCAATGCCGCGCCCAACCTGAGTGCCGACGTCCCGGCGCTGCTGGAACTCGCACAGAAGACCGGGTCGCCGCTGGCCGGCAAGGACCTCAAGACCGGTCAGACGCTGATGAAGACCATGATCGCCCCGGGTCTCAAGGCGCGATTGCTCGGTATCGAGGGATGGTATTCCACCAACATTCTCGGCAACCGTGACGGCGAAGTGCTCGACGACCCGGCGTCGTTCAAGACGAAGGAGGAGTCGAAGCTGTCGGTGCTGCACACGATCCTTCAGCCGGAAGCGTATCCCGATCTGTACAAGGATTTCTCGCACGTCGTGCGCATCAACTACTACCCGCCGCGCGGCGACAACAAGGAAGGCTGGGACAACATCGACATCGTGGGGTGGATGGGCTACCCGATGCAGATCAAGGTCAACTTCCTCTGCCGCGATTCGATCCTCGCCGCGCCCATCGTGCTGGACCTGGCGCTCTTCTCGGACTTCGCGCATCGCGCGGGGATGAAGGGCATTCAGGAATGGTTAAGCTTCTATTACAAGTCGCCGATGGCCGCTCCCGGATTGCAGCCGGAACACGATCTTTTCATCCAGCAGACGAAGCTCAAGAACACGCTTCGGCATCTGATGGGTGAAGAGCAGATCACCCATCTGGGGCTGGAGTACTATCAGTCCTGAGAGGGGGATCTTCAATGCAGAATTCCGAGCGTAGGTGCGGAGCGCCGAAGCGAGGAAGCATGCCCACGATGAGCGCGATGCTTCTCAGTGTCGCGCTCATTGCGTCCGCGGTCTCATCATGCAACAGCGGTCCCTACAAGCCGCCGGCGCTGCACCAGTACACGCTGGACTACGATTTCACGATTCAACC
This is a stretch of genomic DNA from Gemmatimonadaceae bacterium. It encodes these proteins:
- a CDS encoding inositol-3-phosphate synthase, with translation AIREGLPYANAAPNLSADVPALLELAQKTGSPLAGKDLKTGQTLMKTMIAPGLKARLLGIEGWYSTNILGNRDGEVLDDPASFKTKEESKLSVLHTILQPEAYPDLYKDFSHVVRINYYPPRGDNKEGWDNIDIVGWMGYPMQIKVNFLCRDSILAAPIVLDLALFSDFAHRAGMKGIQEWLSFYYKSPMAAPGLQPEHDLFIQQTKLKNTLRHLMGEEQITHLGLEYYQS